Part of the Acidimicrobiia bacterium genome, CCACCGCGCCGACCATCATGAAGGTGATCAAGGCGGAAATAAAGGATCCAATGCGGATCCCGCCGGTTCCGTCGGCCGCCGTGTTGAACGCCAGGACACTGTCGAAGCTCGGTTCACCGAAGGCGAGTCCAACGATCGGCATCAGTAGGTTGTCGACGAGAGAAGTGATCACCGCACCGAGCGCAGCCGCCATAACCAGGCCGACGCCAATATCGATCAAACCGGGCCGCATGATGAAGTCTTTGAACTCCTTGAACATCATTCCCTCCTCGGGGGTCTGAGATCCGCAACATGGTATCTGAAGCAACGGTCAGCTGGCCTGCTGGGGCAACCCTTTCCGAATTCGAGCCCAAGCGCCATCGACCATGGGGACAATCGTCTCAACATCCCACCGCTGCGAGAGAGCCGTTTCTGAGGAGCGATATCCGGCGGCAGTCCCTTGCACCCCGCCCTCCTCAAGCCGGTCTACCGAGAAGGAGACCAGGCTCAACCCGGCTTCAATGCTCCGTATGTCGAGCTGCACCAG contains:
- the mscL gene encoding large conductance mechanosensitive channel protein MscL, with amino-acid sequence MMFKEFKDFIMRPGLIDIGVGLVMAAALGAVITSLVDNLLMPIVGLAFGEPSFDSVLAFNTAADGTGGIRIGSFISALITFMMVGAVVFFFIIKPYKAVKSRTQAPAEEAPEPDAEDIVLLREIRDALSRG